Below is a window of Impatiens glandulifera chromosome 2, dImpGla2.1, whole genome shotgun sequence DNA.
TTTGGAAATACTTACAATTTTTGTATCTGTATCTGGATCAGATGACTAAAGTCTAATAAGCTTGAATATAAGTGgaaaacattaaattaattcatGAGATGCCTCTATGTAATTTAATGTACTAATAATgataagaaaatgaaatatagTTAGATGATATACCTTGATTATCTCAACTAGTTGATCTACTCCACTTTCTCCAGGAAATAAAGGCTGCATAGTCGGGTTAAAATGAATAAcctcaaacaaaaaaaactcaaacaaaaaaaaaagcataaaTGTATACACAAGACACTACCTGACCAAGAATTAGTTCAGCCATCACACAGCCTGTAGACCATATATCTATAGCCGTTGTATACTCAGTAGCACCAAAAATGAGTTCTGGTGCTCTGTAGTACCTTGAACATATATAGGAAACATTGGGTTCTCCTTTAACCTGTCATAATGTAATATCATCATACACCAAATGAACATGTAAACTGCAATATTATTAGCCATCAAATCATTTATATTCTACTAGTCCTCTGGAGACTTACCAGAACTTTTGCACTTCCAAAATCACAAATTTTCAGCTGGTGTGTATGTGGATTCACCTAGATATGAACATTAGGGATAATGGTCAAAAGGGTTTAAATGGAGATTGGTCTGATgcacatatataaaaaaatatatatcactGAAGTTTCTTCTTTTAACTCATTAAGTTGTTGGCCTTGTTAAATGAagagttatttggatttaatccaaataaccctttaCATCATCGTCAAATCATtcaatcatcaactaaaatattaaaatatccttactttattttttttttttacattttaaaacattaagtACTAAggatatatttttaacattttaaaatattgaggaTATTTAGTTATCTAgcccaaataatccacttttccaataaacaaaaaaaaaatccaaaaatttgtttgtttgaaaataaaagtaaaagactacatcaaacaaactcGTTCATACATAAGCAATATATCATATTATCATTTGGAATAATTCAATCAATATAAATGTCTTAACAGTTGTTTATGTTTTCTTGTCTGCTTCTGGATCTTAAACAGCAAACACCGTAGCCATTAAGCTTGGATTTAATCCTAGACAAAATAGTTATGATGCTCAATCAAGTTTATAATTATAGACATTGTTTCATCACACCTATCTTCATCCATTTAGTAATCGgtgtcaaaatattttgggaGCATAAACATCAATAGGAACTTTTCCAACCCTCCACTAAGAGCATTCTGATCGAAATTTACAAGCTGGCAAGTATACTCCTAAATTTAATGACTATCCAAAGTCTATGGAGATGTTTTCAGAATGATGTCTATCCAATTTCATTAATACTGATATATTCGGGTCATAAATGAATAATGTTTTCGAATATATAAATTGCCAGGTGTATGATCTAAACATAACACTAAAGGTTACCATTCAACTAATATTAAATCACTCCAACAACTTTGAGTAGGGGTTATCATGTCAAACTGAGTagaagtattttattattacacAGTGAAAAGGCTTCTAATGATAATCCTTGATTCTGAAAGAAGAAGAACCTTACAAGTAAATTCTGGGGTTTAATGTCTCGGTGACAAATTCCAATGCAATTATGGATATAAGCAAGTGCTCTGCATATCTGCAGCCAAAGTGAGTGATAAACAttaaaagtgaattaaatctgCTCTATAAGCCACACAAGACTACACATAGACTCATAAGTTGTATACATGTAAGTAAATTTCACAAAAAGGAAAGAATTGAGTGAAATTAGCAGATTGAATCCACCTGTATGCGCCTTAAAACAACCTGAAGAACCGTCCAAGTAACCATCAATAGACATGTTTATGAACCACTTCTATAACCATTTCCTTCTCATATCATTGCATAAAGCAAGTTTAATGCAGCACTATTGAAGACAAGAAagacttaggccttgtttgttttgggttatttgaaaataatctcaaataacccacaatCTCATCTTATATTtcctcatcaatcacatcattcaaatcatcaaccaaaacaccctctctttttttaaatatatttatactcttttaagtatttttagcCAAATAACCCCAAGCAACTCATTTTTTCATAACCCAAAACGAAAAAGGCTATTTGAACAACCACCATTGGTTATTGAAATAACCAGATTTTGAACAAGGCCTAAGTTAGATGTCAAGCTAATAGGTCAAACTTAGTCagatttaaatatatgatatgTATAACATAATCCAGAAATTAACTCTGCTATCCCAGTTCCTAATGGCATGCTGACATGTTATCAACAGAAATCTATCATAAGGGCATCCACAAATAGAGTGAATCTGATAAATAGAGAAGAGATAAGAAAATATGTTTGGAAACATTAGATAAAGATGATTGAAATTttccaataaattatattttatcaaatagcTACTCAAAACCCAATATACGTTCTAGAATAATTCAGGGGAAGCAAGTTTTCTCCACTTACAATGATTTTTCACACTAATGAAAGAAACAGAAGGCTGAGTATCAAGTGCACACAAAATATGCATTAACATTAAGACTTATAAAAAAGATACCAAGTATACTACAAAGGCTTGATTCCCATGTATCCAGCAACAGATAACATATCAGTGGTATTCTATAGAAACAAATTAGAGACGACTTTCTAAAGTAGTAAAACAGATGATTAAGTTTTCCATGCCTGATAGGTATATAGTTTGACATATATCAACGGCATCCGCTGATGCATCCTGCTGTACTGCCTTGCAACACGGCTAACAGTTTCAGGAACATATTCAAGCACAAGATTGAGGTAAAGCTCTTCTTTATCAGTTGTTGAAAAGAAACAATGCTTAAGAGCAACAATATTAGGATGGTCCAGCATTTGCATTAATTGTAATTCTCTATTCTTATAGCGTTTGTCTTGGAGAACTTTCTTGATAGCAACAATCTCTCCAGTCTCTCTACATTTTGCCTGCACCAACCACTTTATATATCTTGATGCTCCAAGTAAATGCCAAAAAGAACAAACAACAGTACTTACTTGGAAAACTGTGCCAAAAGAACCAGTGCCAACCACATGTTCTGCAATAAAACTGACAGCCTGCTAACAAGTAAGGCACAATCAATCTCGTAAAATTGATCAACAAGCTTAATCAGTTTGCTTCTATAAAAGGTTCAACATATATAAGTAAATGTGTTAGAGAACTTTTTCACCTGTCCAGTATGGCCACCCATTGTTGTCCTTATAACATGTCCTGCTTCAGCACCCACCCCATCGATTATATCAGGCTCACTATCCTGCATTGCATCAAATATCTCTCCTTGAGGATCAAATATACAGTAAACATCATAACGAGTTACCCGTAAAAAATTCACTGCCCAAAATTATTACAAAGGTCGGATGCATTTtttatagttcaaattaaaaaatgctATAAAACAGATTTACTGCCTTTGAATATAGGAAATAATTAACCAAAGGAGAGTGATGACTGAGAAATTAGTTTTTAGTCCAAGATGGAGAACACTTAAAAATTACCTTATCATCATCCTCTTGGTCTACTTTGTCCCTTAATTTCATTTCATGCATCTCTCTTCCAAGCCAGTCAACAGAACTGGATGACCCTTTCAAGCCGTTAGCGGTCCTAGAACTACCAGCTCCACCATTTCCTAAAGTAGCAGAAGCCATATATTTGTCCATTGGAGATCAAGGATGCTAATTCTTTTCAACCTCCATATAACTCTCCCTGAATTGGCACTGGATACTTCCCAAGCACATAATTCCCTaagaagataaagaagaagagaatttTCAACAAAAGCTTAAGTAATGAACATGAGATTGAAGCCATGTCTAGGGAATGTAAATTCTAAACTTCCATGAGAATAAATGTATGGAGATACAAAgcaataacaaatatataacagcagatatttattttaggagaaaataaatgattttccAGCATTACATATGATTCTCTAGCCTAGAGTATGATACATTTTGCGCTTCCCTAAGATGCCATATGTAACAAATTTTGCAAAGATATATCATGGTCCTTGAGAAGTAGTTCAAGTGTTAAAATATCGTATGAACTCTAGTAAAAGCTTCATCATTTTTGTTTATGATGATTTGGAAGTTGTACACTCAAACAAACATGAGATGCCCTCAACTCCCTACCTAAGCAGTAGTTTACTGTTTGGTTTATATATACTCTGGTCAAATATTTGTAAGATTCATTTTGCCAATGTTcatgttgattgattgattgtaaGTGATCAAATTGCAGAACTACCTAAACTTCCAAAAGAATGATTCATTATAAGTCTTATAATCAAGTTTTAAACACAAGCGACTGAGAATATTTAGGCTTTGGCTTCTAGCCTTTAAGCAAACAAGAAGCTGAAAAAAGGTATCTGATACTGGATCAagctattttttttctcaagcAAGCAACGAATCGGTCTTCATGCAATTGAAACCCATATACTTTATCAGTATTTGATTTTCCAGAACTGATTGAGTTTCTGAAGATAAGTTAAAGAGTTGATCAATCATTTACTAGTTGATTCTGATCAGATCTAGGGCTAGGAGGGGTCCATTTTACATATCAATAATGAAAAAAGTGCATGATGAAGCCACTTCAaagatttcaaataaacaatcGGCGAGCATTTGTAGAGCTACTAGTAGTGCGAGAATGATAGGGGATATATATTGAACTGACCTGGAGTAATCTAGGATGAAATTGAAGGGAGCCTTGGTGCATATTTTGAGCTATGAATGCTGAATTGGTTGTTGCTTGAACAGAGTTGTTGAATTAACAGATTAAAatcgaatatatataaatattcggTTCAAGAAGATGAGCTGACTGAGATATATTGTACAGAAGATGCAGCAAGAACAAGAGcaatatcaatatcaatatcGATCTGATCagtttctttctctctctctctctctagttATCTTCCTGTGTGGGGGCTTTTGCCTTTTCACTGCTCCTGTGGCCAGTCTTCACTGACAAGTGAACGTTCTTTCACTTCCTTTGCTTCcctgaagaagaaagaagaaagaagaaatcaTCCATAATCTCTACTTTGATCCTATTTACATTTCTTAAGTTTTAGGgtttatttcaaacaaattgatttacaatttttaaatattgtttaaacaaaaaacaaaaaacaaaaaagagtgATAAGAGGAGGAAACGAGGGATGAATGACGTGATTTTTACTTCTATCGAGAATTATAATTTTCGCTTAAAGTGTTTCTAGATTGAATCGAACCTGTAACATTTTGGTCTTATCGTCAAACGCTTTCAGAtggtgacattttggtctcttaagcccAAATATCtctatctattttttatttaatatttaaattatataaaaaataaagtaaatataatttggtattaataaattaatttatatattttaatattaaataatattttaataattttattatcatcatatgaaaaacatatcaaacaagctttaaaTGTGTGGATGAAGTAAATGCTCCATTGACttcacttgttttttttttataatttaattaatgaagaaaatacaataaattatttaaataattctattcAAGTGAAAAAAATGGTCTCTATAACTTCTTTAACATTAAGCTCataggtttatttgaataattttattagtattttaggTAACAAGTAAATAGTTAAATTGTGAttgtatttttatgtttttgtatgtTATTGGTCCTAACAAAAAGAAAGTAGAATAGTTCCATCACTTTTAATCGTATATTTACTTttatcatcaatatatattataatgatctTTTGAATCTCttttattactaatatattaaaataattttgttaatattataaacattataatttatatgatattttttaggtaaaaatataattatggaATATTCCGTTCTAGCATGGGGATCTGAAGAatattccctcaccaaattaaaataaatttcaaaattattgagTTGATGATTATTAGCAAAATATTCCTGgactatatttttttcaattcattttGTTGATTATTTGTTGACTACTTTAACTGATTTTTGGACTAACTATAGaacattcattttttattaagttgttaaacattaaatttaactATGATGATggtatagtttttattttttaaataaattaacattatcATGATCgttaactttaatttaagatatatatatatatacttaattttgaaagtgtatGGATTGCTAGGTTAAGAgctattttgatatatatgtgagtaaatgaatattttggtcAGATTCTGGGTtaactcgcccataaacttaaaacagttaaaaataaaataaaaaatgctataggcaacctaacaaaaataagtacaactctctaaccaattaaattaataacactttataattttagttcaacacaaaattttatgaacgcggaacattataacaatatatttttatctgtgtgcATCGCACGAGAATCTTtctagtttttaataaaaattttaatattttagacaaAGAcacttgttaaattatttgtatggatactaattttaaatattaaattcattaaactctcaaatttatagaaaataatttcaataaataatataaaagtttaatattaaatatagttGAACATGACATTTTCATAAGATTTGGTCTAAAGAGTTTATTCCCAAATGGAGCTTCGAGTGATGGGATCACCAACAGTAAAATGGTCTAAAAAAGGactcataattaaataactaaaacaTTTAAGTTTTACcaactatataataaaaactaagCCTATAAATGCCATATGTGTGATTCTAAATAAATCACATAAGCAAACAAAAGCGAATACGGCATAATGGGCCATTCTCATGTCTtatgtcattttttatattaaaatattcattttttttaattggaaGTTAGCCTCtcattctattattattttttattttttaaaaataattattttaataaaaaatcgtaTAAACACAACATAAAAAACAAAGTTATGTacaaattaaatacattaagataattaattgactcgaAAATCTTAATAATAGTAACTCCATTCGAATTAACAAGTTTTTAGAACTAATTTCTCACATTGTTAGTTAGTTGTTAAAATCTTTCGATTTTTTTACAACCAAATAATCCATCAGAAAATTATagagataaaaattaattttttagttagCCTCACTCTATTATTATCTATCTttacataaacttaaaatgttttaaatgaaaattaaattaaaatattcaaaagtgttaactataaatatttatttgaatcatTTACATTCTTGAGAGATCTcttcaaacaaattattttgaaaaaaaattaattaagataaagaattacaaacttttttatttaaaattaaaatttaataaaattaatttataaattaagtaatttaattgtCTAAATAAAATGAGGATGATATAATTTTCTTAAGAAAACTCCAAAAAAACTAAAGGAAATTTTAGGCCTGGTTTGAATtgggattttttgaaaaacttagaAGGAGAATATTTTTTGAAgaggtgataattatttttagtaaaaaaaatttaaaggattgatatatataattaaaataaaaaataataatttaaaataaatggtattaattcttaaaaaataattaattaaaaaattaattttatttgaattcttttaaaaactcaaactaACTGAAATTTAAATACTCAAAATCAAATGAgttctaataatttaaattttataataattaaaaataaaattgactaCATTAAAACAACTTCTATATAAAAGGCCCACAGAAGGGTACTTTCGGTAAAAGAAGACTGGTCAAATTGCGCCTGCATGATGATTGATGAAGACGACAGTATTCATTTTTcctttattcattttaatataattaaacaatatttaatctattcttcattaattatattatttaatttattaattaaaatattaaaatatattttatttttaaaaaacaaatattttctcaAAACTGACACCAAATTCAATATGTATGaatataaaaatgagaaaaattatataataaaattaaaatatgaattattttttaaaaggattattaaaaagaaagaagataaaGTGCCATATAGGTGCCAGCTAAGCAGACGGTCCATAAATAGCCTGCCACGTGGAAGATGCGTCACGCTTAGAGGTGGTGGGTCCCTTGCATATCAGAGGCAATATTGGGACCACTCATTCTTTTGACTTTGTTGTCGCTTATTCAGTTATtttaaggtcttgtttgatttacaTATTTCAGatcatcaattaatatattaaattactcttatttttaaatataaaataataaaaacacccttccaaaataaatcttaaattttatatacactATTTTGTTGTTTACCTATTCCCAACAGGGCCTCAAATTTGTTGGTAccctaaataaatatttattttattttaagtaaaattataaatatatattattataatgatgtaTTTGTTTGAGAGAACATGTCATTGATAAAGTATTTCAAATATGAAATTTGACTTTATGGGAGCTAAAAAAGACACAACATTTAAGAGGACAAATTAATATGAATTTAGGGTTGTTTAATCAAAAATTGAAAGGGATATAACCTGCTGAAATTCTAGATAATATCTCATTAGTTGACTAATCCTAAATTGCTAcaaatttggatttttgttataaaactaaataagcTTATCAAAAAATTGTGAACCAAAATATTAAGAGATTGATTATAAGGAAACTGATTTTTTAAGTTGGTTATCAGATATCATTCCAAATTTAATGAGATCTTGGGATGTGCATTTCAttggttattattatttatctacaaatcagatatatattataaaatgaataccATGTTACAACAAATAGCATTTAAGAAGATGAGActattatatgataaaataataatagtagtgACATGTATAATGTATGTAATAAGTAATCCTAAGAAAGAAATGGTCCTCCACAAGACCTAAAAATGAATCAATCAATAATTGACCCAGAAATTCATCAAAGTTGTTCCTTATAATCAATACACTTAATGGTTCTACTAtcccttttctttttctatatTTTCCACTAGCCCTTTCCTTCTTTCTCTTCTCCcacaataaaaatcattattaccAACTCTTGGATCTGAGGCACACTCAAAACTACAAAGTAGCTTTTGCAGAAATTATTATTCCTTTCTATATGAAGGAAGAAGATTCATTCATATTCTATTCCAACAACAATAACACAACCCAAGAACAAAAGCAACATCAGTTTCACCAAACCCAAAACCCAATCTCTTCATACAACAAAGCTTTACCTATTACTCTGGCTTTTCTTTCATCCAAGAGTCAGccataaaaacatataatattgtTCCCAATAAGCATCCAGCCCtaataaatatcataattaGAGAGACAACCCAATAAATAAACCAAGAGGCCTGCCTTCCAGACAGAAAGTGCATTTCAAAACACACTACTACCCAAACTCAATATACTATGACGAGGCGTGTTAATAATTCCTGCTTCATATTTACAAGTTCattaataagtaaaaaagaAGCAGACTAAAAACCAACATATCTGGAAACCCGACCCAGAGCCAATGGCATCCAGTCTTCAATTTTAGTATTTGTCAGCAGGACGAACCCTACCTTTCAATGGGCGGGCACCTTGATGATAAAATGACACCATAAAGCCATCACACTCCATTCTGATATTTCATTACGTAGGATCTGTACTGTATATCTTTCTTACTTATAGGACTAGTAGTTACACAAATCACTTCTGCAAAGTGGAAATGTCTCGACAAAACCTGTACCCTTTTATTTGCTTCCATTGTACAAAAGCAGTTACACAATCCAGTTATAAGAACTCCTGTTGCAGCCAGATGTACACTCCAAATTATGGAAACTGACTCCATACTGCACTTGAAACAACAAATTAAGCAAACTATGAATGAACATGAAAAACAAGGATAAAGCATACaggaaattttaaaaacaaagctAAATAAATCAACTGATAGACATCATCATCAATGAATCAGAAAAGTTGGCTAGCAAAGTAAAAAAAGGATCAAACTTGTTGGTTAATGATGAACATAAAAGgaagttttatttgaaatatgatGGTCCTCCATCATCACCTACCTAGTTACAAAAACTTTATTGAAAAAAGTAGACTGGATCAGTAGACATGGAAACTTACATCTTCAAACGACATTAGGAACCAGAACCTGATTTTTGAACCCATACTTGTTTCTGCATGTACATGACAATAAAGCTAGTCAACGAATGAGATTCCACAAGAAGAATGACCCTCATTTAAAATGACATACAAACCTCATGAGGACCATATGCAACGCCACGTTTCAAAACTTTCCCTTCAATCACAATGGAGGCAGCATCTGCATCTTTAACATTATGTACCACACCCCGACGCCCATTATGTTTATGGGATCCTGCACATACCTCAAAAGTGTTACAAAGAAACCAGCATAAGTGATTGAGTTAAACAGGGATTTAATAGCTTTGTCAGTCAACATTTCAGCTCCCATAGCAAACTAACCATTATCAAGCAAATAACGACCATTGTTCCCATTTCCAACATATTTTCCCTCTTCACCCCTTGATACACCAGCCTTAATTTCTCTGTGATATCCTAAAATGCAAGCATAATAAATCACACTAGTACAGATACTGTATATTTCGCCAGAAGCATGTAAcaattctattttaattttctgtttttactcgtattttattctattttagaTCACGTGAGCACATGTTGTTTGTATTCGAGTGCAGAAATCTATACAATATAATAGTACACACCTTCACCAAAATCTGACTGCAACTTTGTTGAACGGGTAGTAGCAGATGGCAGAGATCCATCACTAGCATGTGATCCGTCTGAACGTGGAAGAGGAGTCCAAACACCACGATCAGGTCTGTCCCTATTCCTCATTCGTTTCCCTTGCTTTTCATTAGGGAAACCATGCAAATCACTAGCAATAATCTTTCCTTCGTGTGCTCCAATAGATGATTGTATGGTATGTGGTCTAGGGGGCCTTCTATCCCTATCCACAATAGAGTCCTGGTTTTGCTGATCAAGTGATTGACTTGGTGTGCTTAGCCTTGCATCTTTGTTTAAAAGTATGCTTCTTATTATCCTCCCATTAGCTTCATTTTGCAGATTGGATTTATCAGTAGCTGGCCCAAGTGAATCTTTAACTGCAGATGTATCGCTCTGTTCAAACCACCAGTGGCCAGCATGgccataaaaatattatataagacgATTGCTAAAATCATGAAAGTAGAACTCGCGGTATCTATCTCTATGGCAGAACAAAAATATTGTCTATTGATCACCAGGAACACTAGACTGAGATTGAACAAACAGTTGAAAATACAATCCAAACAAGGACCACAGCTATCTACCAAGTTCATAGGGCATAGAGGCTAGCTTATAAACACACGTGGGACCATGGCAGATTTTCTATGATCCATTATTCAATTGTTTATAAGAAACAACAAATTCCTACAAAGATACTGACCCAAAGGTCCATCCAACTTTAACAAAGGATGGAGAGACTATATAGCTATATCCATATCCTGGTGTTTCAACTAGATTAATCAATTTGACCACGTGTTGCCAAAAAAACCTCTGACAGTGCAGAACTTTTTACATAATTCCTTCTAACATTAAGACTAAAGCAAATTTTACTTAAGAATTAGAAGGCTTACATGATAaatctctttttcttttcccttCAACAGAATGATCTTTTTCTTCCCACCAGCCCCTGAAGTTCCTGAGAAGATCATGATGAATACAGATGACTAACGATAGAAGAAATCAACTGTAGTAGATGCTTTCAATAAGTAAAAGTTCATTAAAAAAAGTGAACCAAAATGTGGATTATCAAGGGTTGTACTTTTACAAGTTAACCATGTTGGTGTGCACATATATCTCTGCATACATATTTCCATTAGGGATTCAACAGTTGCAATGTTATGGATTTTTCCCGGATGAAAAGTATAAGATTTCTATGAATAAACTTGCAAGCCACCCACTCATGGTAGCACAAGTGAAAGAGTTTTGACCTAAGATGCCGAGGTCTCAGGTTCAATTCCCACGAAGAACACTTTTATTTAAGTGGGGGTTCATCGTTGTGGAATGTTGTGCTAGCTTTCTCCAGGTGATAACCTCTAGTATAAAAAAATTGCTGAGTCTTTTTTATCCAACACAAACAGTAGGCTTCCCTGGAAAAGAGAGACTTGCACTGTATCTTATCATTAGCACAGCTCAGTACTATTTTCTAGCAAAACAAAAGCCAAGCAAGACCATATATGATATATCTAATTTGTGAATGTCCACACTCAAACTGTTACTGGTTTTAAATTTGACCCTTCATTTGATTCAATTAG
It encodes the following:
- the LOC124926464 gene encoding shaggy-related protein kinase kappa, with protein sequence MDKYMASATLGNGGAGSSRTANGLKGSSSSVDWLGREMHEMKLRDKVDQEDDDKDSEPDIIDGVGAEAGHVIRTTMGGHTGQAVSFIAEHVVGTGSFGTVFQAKCRETGEIVAIKKVLQDKRYKNRELQLMQMLDHPNIVALKHCFFSTTDKEELYLNLVLEYVPETVSRVARQYSRMHQRMPLIYVKLYTYQICRALAYIHNCIGICHRDIKPQNLLVNPHTHQLKICDFGSAKVLVKGEPNVSYICSRYYRAPELIFGATEYTTAIDIWSTGCVMAELILGQPLFPGESGVDQLVEIIKVLGTPTREEIKCMNPNYTEFKFPQIKAHPWHKVFQKRLPPEAVDLVCRFFQYSPNLRCTALEACVHPFFDELRDPNTRLPNGRPLPPLFNFKSQELSGIPPDILNRLIPEHARKQNLFMALHT